CCCTCGTTGTTAATCTCAATACTCAGTCTCATCCTAACATACTGGGATTTCCGATGAGGTCGACCCAATGCTGGGTACAGGTTTATTCACAGGTGTGGTTTTGGTGGAACGTGGAAGATGGTAGCAGAAATGACAGGGAGGCTGACCAGCGCTACATTTTCTTGAGTTTTGCTCAGCGCGACCTGAAGATGTCCTTGTAGGCGTAGCCGTACAGGTCTACGGCTTGGTCGTCTACCACATACGGTGCAGGACCTATTAGTGGAATCCCACGGCTCTGTAGATCCATCCGTAACTTCGGCCGTGGACTTGCATCCCAGAATGATCAATGATATACGACGGCCAGCAGAAGTCACACCCGCTGGAATGGCCCAGTGGGTGTGGTGACTCTGATGCCTTCGCTTCCGTGTTCCGTTGTATGTACATGCGGCTGTACAACTTGGGGATTGTGATAAGGCTTTTCGGCTGCTCACTCCCGCTGCCGAAAGTCAACAGAATCGAGCCGCAGTCATGACGGAACCCAGGGGATAGCAGGGGATCGCTGCTGAAAATCGTGTGGTCCTCGATGGATCCTCTtgctaaaaattttgtttcgacGCAGGGAAAATTGATTTACCTCTGCCCGAGATCAACACAGCGGAATCGTTGTCCAGTGACCGTGAAGGCTGTGAACTGAACTATGAACCAGTGGTCGAGGAATCACTTCTAAGCGGGATCGATActggatatagtaaactagtCATATGGACACATGACGTAGTACCTGTCTTTCTTTGCCGCAGCTGGTCGTGTTACTGAGGGCTCTGTTTCTCAACCCAGAATTTTTGTACCaatggcaagaaaaaaaaggaagaaaaatacgtTTTTAAATAAGAACTTGGTACATTTGTAACTGGGATGAGATTACATTTATGGTGAATGGAGCTGTGCTTGTGACTGCTGTCGCTGGTTGAATGGTCGAGGGTTCTATCCCCGCACAGCAACGTTCGTACCAGCCCGTAAAAAATTAGCACATTCGGAGCTGATATCCCTCCGTTATAATTGGTTCAATGCGAAGCCCCTGTGGATCCCGTTTCTTTTCGAACGTCCGAAGGTTCAAATCTTCTATAACCCTAGATCATCAACTGCAACTAGTTTCGCTCTGCCTGAGAACTCCGTGGATGCCTGCCCGTAtagaattttagatttttgcattgagtccacgtttgggtcctcctcgatgcttcagtcaccttgggacaaggagtcctcgagtacgcagtcgtcgtagacgacttcttttctccttcgttgcccatagcagatgttcttctccatcgtgtggctaagtcgtgttttcgcacgaaggagacggtgatcagaaccactacaaaaggagacgtcaagtagacaccacctccggttggtgagtatgtggtcgatctccgcacgagtcgacAACAGCCccgcgagacgattgccattttcattccggtcccctagtccaaatcttccaatcctgtattcctcttctgtagcctttcctagttttgcgttgaagtctccgacaacgaatttgtagaaggacttctcgttgcggattacttcctccagctcctacaactttctctccacgaatgacgagtgtaccgtcattcatctgtcgctcgtcgctccttctgcacttagtctcctgcagagcaatcacgtgaaatttgatacgctctgcagctccgagaagggcatgcaggtcagcgtctgtagacactgttctcgcgttgtaagtacacagtctgagacagccTCCATGGCGAGCcatgcgtgtgtcgccttggtccagaatcaatgacgtcctgagcaacctgagatttgatcgcctctcaccggtcgttcgttccgtcgcgaaatgtaggcggtgttggttttgctgtgcacccatctgtcgtctatcttgtcgattctcacgagatcctgtcacttCGTCTGGctattcttcgcctccgccctctgcgccaaaaacccatcggtatcatcaactgctactcaccaacatcagcagctgatgaatccgatatgaacgcgttttacgaggagctggaggaagtaatccgcaacgagaagtccttctacaaattcgttgtcggagacttcaacgcaaaactaggaaaggctacagaagaggaatacaggattggaagatttggactaggggaccggaatgaaaatggcaatcgtctcgcggGGCTGTTgtcgactcgtgcggagatcgaccacatactcagcaaccggaggtggtgtctacttgatgtctcagtagtaccatccttttgtagtggttctgatcatcgtctccttcgtgcgaaaacacgacttagccacacgatggaaaagaacatctgctatcggcaacgaaggagaaaagaagtcgtctacgacgattgcgtacacgaggactccttgtcccaaggtgactgaaGCATCGAGGAgtacccaaacgtggactacgatatgctgctcagaggattacgagcctgtgctgagcgtgcctcaaAGCCGcacacgacaaacttggatcgaatttcgaagaccaccaaggaattgttggaaagaagaatgaCTTTGAggtttgatccgaatgcatcgcaaaTTGATCGGTTAGTAGCAAGTActgaaaagcgttgcaggagg
The Necator americanus strain Aroian chromosome I, whole genome shotgun sequence genome window above contains:
- a CDS encoding hypothetical protein (NECATOR_CHRI.G1923.T1), with the translated sequence MGAQQNQHRLHFATERTTGERRSNLRLLRTSLILDQGDTRMARHGGCLRLCTYNARTVSTDADLHALLGAAERIKFHVIALQETKCRRSDERQMNDGTLVIRGEKVVGAGGSNPQREVLLQIRCRRLQRKTRKGYRRGIQDWKIWTRGPE
- a CDS encoding hypothetical protein (NECATOR_CHRI.G1924.T1); its protein translation is MNAFYEELEEVIRNEKSFYKFVVGDFNAKLGKATEEEYRIGRFGLGDRNENGNRLAGLLSTRAEIDHILSNRRWCLLDVSVVPSFCSGSDHRLLRAKTRLSHTMEKNICYRQRRRKEVVYDDCVHEDSLSQGD
- a CDS encoding hypothetical protein (NECATOR_CHRI.G1922.T1), whose protein sequence is MAHEKTICRNVRQLNQLTALGKIDLPLPEINTAESLSSDREGCELNYEPVVEESLLSGIDTGYSGVGFAVHPSVVYLVDSHEILSLRLAILRLRPLRQKPIGIINCYSPTSAADESDMNAFYEELEEVIRNEKSFYKFVVGDFNAKLGKATEEEYRIGRFGLGDRNENGNRLAGLLSTRAEIDHILSNRRWCLLDVSVVPSFCSGSDHRLLRAKTRLSHTMEKNICYRQRRRKEVVYDDCVHEDSLSQGD